CTGTGAGCTTTTTCACTGACTCCAGTATGTAAAAACACTAGTATGCAAACACAGCACTGTGGTTTTCACTGCTGAATACTGTGGTTAAAAGCAGGAAGACTAACAGGATTAACAATTTAACCATGTCAAAAACAGcagtatgcaaaaaaataaaataaaatcccccAATGCTATTTTGTCTACTCAAACCTacagttacattttttattataaataataaaaccaatCTGTTTTCGCATGCTCACCCCCCTGAGTGAAGTGTTTGTGCTGAATCTCCTCATAAACGGCCTCAGTGGTGGTTTTGTGTCTCCTCTTAGAGAGAGCTGTGAGTGTCGACACACAAACCTGCTGTTAGTTCACAACACATGACTGATCACACACTGAAGAAGACACAATATGACAGTCTCTGGATCTCTCCTACCTCTCCTCATCACTCTGTTCTGCTGAATCAGTATAAGCAGCGGCACTAAGAGCAGTAAGAGCACAACTCCCAGTACAATCACCAGAACTGGGGGGACTGGGAGAGTTTCTGGACCAGTTTGTGGAGGAGAGACTGATGTTGAGCTCACTGTCTGAGAAACTGCAGCAGAAGATGATGCTGATGTGGAAAGAGTAGTGGACACTGACAAACCTGACAAGTCTATTAAAACAGATTCAAAATCATGCaaattactaattaaaataaataaaattactagaattcaaataatcaaaaaatCTGTCAGTGACCTGCACAGGTGAGTCCAGCATGCTTTTCATGGGAGCAATCATTGTGCTTCTTCAGGGAGAAAGGACAGTCCCACAGGTGAAGCTCATTCCCTCTGCAATGGACTCCGTTCAGCCACACAACACCTTTACCAGCACCAAAGGTTGAATTCCCATCAGCCCTTAGTGCTGCTCCACAACCCAGCTGCCTGCAGACCACCTGAGCATCACTGATGTCCCAGAGATTATCACAGACTGAGCCCCACACAGCGTTATGATACACCTCCAGCCTCCCAGAGCACCGGCCGTCCCCTCCACGCAGTCTGAGAGGAACatgtgctgaaacacacacataattGGTCAGTTAAGTACTAAATGTTTCAAACTACATTTTTtgttcaaatatataatataacctCCTCACCTGAACACTGTTTGTGGTGAGGAAATGCTGAACATGTCAGATGACTCTTTGGTGACTCATCAGTCTCTTTTTCTGAAATGACAATATTTGAAACTCTGATGTTTATCAAAACATATCATTTAACCTTTAATAACCCTTTATATAAAATCTTACCAGAGCAAGTGATTTTGGCCACCTCATCTATATAGCAGTGGTTCTTACCCCAGGGTAAAGATGGACAATGATAcaatgttttgtcatgttttctgCATTTAAGATGATCCAACCATTTAGGAGCAGATCTCAGGCTCACTGAATGACTGGGTTCACTGCCAGATCTTCCACAGTTCAGCTCCTGACAGATCAGACTCGCTGTGTCTCTGTCCATCTGATTTAAGCACACATTTCCCCAGGATCCATTGTAGAAAACCTCCACATTCCCTTCACAGCCGTCAGTTAACCTGATCTCTGTAAATTCTAAACGGATGGCATAcaattaaattcagtaatgtttttttttttttttttaaatagtaaattattatttaacaatacaatacaatattccaaatatttaaaaaactatttaactaTACTGTAGTAGAAGCTACAGTAATTATCATAAGTAAATCTTTACCAGAGCAGATGACTCCTACATCCTCCTCGTGTAGACAGTCATGTTTTCCCCAGCCTGGAGAAGAGCAGCTCCACAGGGACGTCTCATTCCCCTCACACTCCACCTCATCCAGCCAAATATGTCCAGAACCAGGACCAAACCAGGCTGGTACCTGCTGGTTACTGAGGGCCACTCCACACTGCAGCTGTCTGCACACTACATGGGCATCTTTAATATCCCAGGAGTCGTCACACACTGTCCCCCATGAGCCGTTGTGAAAAACCTCCAGCCTCCCTGCACAGTCTCCCCCAGAACCCACCAGCCTGATGGACCCGCGGCCTGATATTCAGAGAAAGAGAAACACATTATTGATCAGGAACAACTCCAGAATCTGCCCAGATGTTGTTGTTCTCACCAAGGCAGGTGATTGACAGCTGTTGTGTGGAGCTGCAGTTGAGAGTTTGTGGAGAGCTGCAGTTCCCCAGATGAGCTTCACTCCCAGAGCACTGGAAGCCCATCACACACTCATGACTGTGTTCAGGACTGGATGAAGAGGAGCCCGAGAAGTTGAGCACAGAGCCACAGCCCAGCTGTCTGCAGACCACAGAGGATTCAGTGAGACTCCAGGAGTCCAGCAAAACCTTCCTCCAGACCTGCTGGATCAAAACTTCCACCTGCCCCTCACACTGACTCTCTCCAGACAACCGCACCAAACCCTCATGAAGAGGCAAAGACGAGTCTGAAGAAAAACATGTGGCAgtttattaagatattaatacaagtaatttattaatgtattctAATAAAATGTCCGCACTAGAGCAGATGACTCCAACATCTCGTCTATGAGAGCGTTCAGCTCGACTCCATGAAGAGATTGAACATTCTGAGAGTTTTGTTTCATTCCCGTCACAATCAAACACATCAGCCCAGATTTCACCACTTCCCTCTCCAAACCAGTCTGATCCCACAACGGACACAGGAATCCCACAATTCAGCTGTTTACAGAGGACATTGGCAGCTctcatatcccagcatgcatcacATACTGTGCCCCATTTTCTGAGATACTGAAGCTCCACTCTTCCAGAACAAGAGTCTGAACCATTTACCAGTCGGAGATCAGTGTAACCTGTGTGGAGGTTATTGAAACAGTTTATGGTCACTTTAGGAGAATTAATCAGTTTATATGTATCTAactatatgtatatttatgtaaagAGCAGTCAAATGTTACTTAACCAGAGCATATTACTCCTACAGCATTTTCAAGGGTACAGTGTGAAGACTTGAACGCAGGACAGAAAACCAGGTGAGACTCATTTCCTCTGCAGTGAATCTCTTGTGTCCACATCTGAGATTCTACTTTACCAAAAGCAGCAGCTCTCAGCACCTGTACAGGAACCCCACAGTCCAGCTCTCTACACACAACCTCTGCATCCTGCTGGTCAAAGCCAACATCACACACTGACATCCACGTCTTTATGTTTTGTATCTCTAATCTCCCAGCACACAGATGAGGTCCATTTATGAGTCTGGGAAGGCGACCTGCATGTTAACATTTTCATGAATAAACACCAAAATACAagaattttattaataatgagttgaatgaataataaaagttTTCGGCTTTGTTTTTACCAGCCAACTTACCCAAACAGACAACTCCAGCATCTTCATCGTGTTTACAGTTACTTACACCCCTCCTCCTTGATTTACAATCCTTCAGTCTTGACTCTGATCCTGTACAATTAACTGCACCCATCCAGATTGGTCCTGATCCCCGTCCAAAGCGAGCAAGGCCAGCAGCACGTAATGCTTTATCACAGCCCAGTTCTTTACAAACCACTTTAGCATCATTTAGGTCCCAGCCATCATCACAGACTGTTCCCCACTGACCTTTATGATACACCTCTACTCGACCAGCACAGGGGCTGTTACCATCAACTAATCTCACTTCCCCTGTACACAAGAAAGGGAAAGACAGTCTTGTATAAATTTCTGGAACTGTATGCTCTCCAGAAACATTTTACTATAATTCAAACTTTTTTAACAattgtttttactattttttttactcaactagTTTGGAAATGTGACACATGAC
The Danio rerio strain Tuebingen ecotype United States chromosome 4, GRCz12tu, whole genome shotgun sequence genome window above contains:
- the LOC100536376 gene encoding scavenger receptor cysteine-rich type 1 protein M130 codes for the protein MSVCDVGFDQQDAEVVCRELDCGVPVQVLRAAAFGKVESQMWTQEIHCRGNESHLVFCPAFKSSHCYTDLRLVNGSDSCSGRVELQYLRKWGTVCDACWDMRAANVLCKQLNCGIPVSVVGSDWFGEGSGEIWADVFDCDGNETKLSECSISSWSRAERSHRRDVGVICSNSSLPLHEGLVRLSGESQCEGQVEVLIQQVWRKVLLDSWSLTESSVVCRQLGCGSVLNFSGSSSSSPEHSHECVMGFQCSGSEAHLGNCSSPQTLNCSSTQQLSITCLGRGSIRLVGSGGDCAGRLEVFHNGSWGTVCDDSWDIKDAHVVCRQLQCGVALSNQQVPAWFGPGSGHIWLDEVECEGNETSLWSCSSPGWGKHDCLHEEDVGVICSEFTEIRLTDGCEGNVEVFYNGSWGNVCLNQMDRDTASLICQELNCGRSGSEPSHSVSLRSAPKWLDHLKCRKHDKTLYHCPSLPWGKNHCYIDEVAKITCSEKETDESPKSHLTCSAFPHHKQCSAHVPLRLRGGDGRCSGRLEVYHNAVWGSVCDNLWDISDAQVVCRQLGCGAALRADGNSTFGAGKGVVWLNGVHCRGNELHLWDCPFSLKKHNDCSHEKHAGLTCADLSGLSVSTTLSTSASSSAAVSQTVSSTSVSPPQTGPETLPVPPVLVIVLGVVLLLLLVPLLILIQQNRVMRRALSKRRHKTTTEAVYEEIQHKHFTQGDKLDQDASKECLSDVHKYVMNQSYDDVTTLHEEVTLKNYDEVFSCEQNDGAVISESGGVPVRKYYVHFR